A window of Verrucomicrobiia bacterium contains these coding sequences:
- a CDS encoding transcriptional repressor, with product MDSEIKQKLQLFFDAKEIRLTSQREAIIEAAFGTNRHFTAEELLDMARERDASVSRATVYRTLPLLVESGLIKEMDFGKAYKFYDPNYATHPNHNHLICVDCDKIVEFEDPIIEKRENEISRSLGFLPENKSVQIRATCQELKNSGACANKANCERK from the coding sequence ATGGATTCTGAAATAAAACAGAAGCTTCAACTTTTTTTTGATGCAAAAGAAATCCGTCTCACTTCTCAACGCGAAGCGATCATTGAAGCAGCTTTCGGCACCAATCGCCATTTTACAGCTGAAGAACTCCTTGATATGGCTCGCGAACGCGATGCGAGCGTTTCTCGCGCCACCGTTTACCGTACTCTCCCCCTTTTAGTTGAAAGCGGCCTCATTAAAGAAATGGATTTTGGAAAAGCTTACAAATTTTACGATCCTAATTACGCTACTCATCCCAATCACAATCATCTGATCTGTGTCGATTGCGATAAAATTGTCGAATTTGAAGATCCCATCATCGAAAAACGTGAAAATGAAATCAGTCGATCTCTAGGATTTTTGCCAGAAAATAAAAGCGTTCAGATTCGTGCTACCTGCCAGGAATTAAAAAATTCTGGCGCCTGCGCTAACAAAGCCAACTGCGAAAGAAAATAA